Proteins found in one Coleofasciculus sp. FACHB-1120 genomic segment:
- a CDS encoding helix-turn-helix domain-containing protein, whose amino-acid sequence MSGVLKIEISESVETLRELLTQQKTAKMQQRVQVLYWLKTKQAESVEHLATLVGRHRTTISRWLSEYRAGGLVQLLNIQTSPGRTRKIPPPVEAKLREELKDPQGFSSYKEIQLWLKAMCDLDVGYTVAHKLVRYRLKAKLKVPRPVHTKQKEGVVEEFKKK is encoded by the coding sequence ATGTCGGGAGTGCTGAAGATAGAGATATCAGAATCTGTGGAAACACTGCGAGAGCTGTTGACTCAGCAGAAGACAGCAAAAATGCAACAAAGGGTACAGGTACTTTACTGGCTTAAAACCAAGCAAGCCGAATCGGTCGAGCATCTAGCGACATTGGTAGGACGGCATAGAACAACAATATCGCGATGGTTGAGCGAATATCGAGCCGGGGGATTAGTACAACTATTAAACATTCAAACCAGTCCCGGAAGAACCAGAAAGATTCCGCCGCCAGTAGAAGCCAAACTACGAGAAGAACTAAAAGACCCACAAGGGTTCTCAAGTTATAAAGAGATCCAATTATGGCTCAAAGCGATGTGTGACCTAGACGTAGGGTACACAGTGGCACACAAGTTGGTGCGATATCGACTGAAGGCGAAGTTAAAGGTGCCAAGACCCGTTCACACCAAACAAAAAGAAGGAGTAGTAGAAGAGTTTAAAAAAAAATAG